The Argiope bruennichi chromosome 5, qqArgBrue1.1, whole genome shotgun sequence genome segment tatcttttatttactatttaattacatACAATTTATAAAGTTGCATCCATTATCTCTTGGGTATTTTTAATCATGAcagtgagttttatttttaaagttacaatgtaGATTAATAACACAATGAATatctataaacaaagaaatttatattactttatttgaacttttattttaattgaatcatttattttttggtaaataaagtttaccttttctttttttttaaaaaaaaaaaaaagatgccataTAAATGCTCAGTTCTAGCTTGCCGTGGAAattatgatgaagaaaataaagtCGCTGTTTTTGGATATCCCAGTGATGAGGCTTTAAAAGAGAAATGGCAGCATGCAATTCCAAGAGaaaattttaccattaaaaaaattctaaagttagCAAAAATTAGCATTGATAATTTAATAcgttttaatgttttgaaataatttcaattatttttaggtgtaaaatattataatttgtgttaGTTACagtcttaatttttgtaaaaaaatttaatgtcattctgattaattaaaatttatttaagatgcattaattttagttcaatccTAGCTTCACaattttgttaatgtaaaatataagccactcagattttttttttttaaataaagcatgaaaataactgatttttaagcatttttagaataaaatgcttaaaaatcatttcataaaaacatttttagaacttaaaaaaaaatcctctggaTTTGtaggtttataaatataaaaagttattctacATAATAGCGAATTTTTTctgcggttttttttttctctctttttctttcaggtatgtgaaagacattttaaagatgGTGAAGTTCTTTACCTTGTTGGTGACTTTAATAAACCTTTTTTATATAGTACTTATTTTATATAGTAATGAAccttttttatatagtacataaaaataattgtttattaatcacattttaataatatttctattttgtatatgtatgagttctgaataattgtatttttttcttgctattatgttggaataaataaatgtttactaatatatttctattttgtatatatgtattctaaataattgtattttttgtatagtacataaaaataattgtttattaatcacattttaatagtatttctattttgtatatgtacgagttctgaataattgtattttttttcttggtattatgttgaaataaataaatgtttactaatatGTGTCTTCATCtggttcatattttataatttcttaatttattcatattgattaacttaaatatgttatttctttatacaagAACAGCTCATAGATTTGctatgtatttttaaacaaacatttctagtaaaaaatttttaatccaatatttatataaagcataaaaaaatgaatgaataatctcATTATGttactaatcaaattttttgtttacagcaatttttattttctacatgtaaatcttttactattaattagcttcctttttttaaaaaaaataaaattcctgagaactaaaaagtttccatttcaaagaaaatttaatgtaaacatctattttacacaaacagataataaataattcgtaAATTAGCTTTATTATGCACCTATTTAATAATTCGGTGATTGTGTTTTTAATAACGAAAGTTGTCAAGAAATTGTGATATTCAATATCGGAAATTCTCAAACCacgattataattatttaaatgttaattttttaaaatacaaagtaatatttttttaattagtatctatgcaattatttgataatttagagaATTGATGAGGAAGCATAACGCTATACATCGCAAATTACGCGTCCTCCGTCCTTCTCGGAGCGTCCGCCTAGCCGTGATGACTCATTACAACAGCCAGGAGGCCTTATCTCTCGGAGGTCACGGTGGAATACGTTGAATCTAACATTAAGTAGCATGCGCCTAAGAATTTGATAACATGCAGCATTCTGTTCTTTTCAAATATCTTGTAATACTCTGAATCATGGATTCTTGGAAACTTGCGAACTCGAAAGTTGCAATGCCATTGTAAAATCaaccattatataatatttgatttggttttttttttaaagaaaaattttgtttttccaaaaaaaaaaaagaaaagaaaactaggGAAATTCGCAATTTTATCTTGACTTTTATTTatctcaaaagaaataaatatcataaaattgcaGTCTAAACAAGGAAGACTGCATGGTCTGCAATAGTTAATGTTATAGAAATTCCTAATTGAAATTTACTTTGTTATCATCATAAAGAAGTTCATGGGAGAAAAAAATTAGGCgtctaatttcttatttatgaatgAGTTCTGgctaaaattaagataattgtcTGATTTTTATCGTCCgataatgtttttaattccttttttttatgtattgtatctTGAACAACCTTGAAGCAGTGGTatctcaaaattcaatttaattatagtttGGAATAAGTAGTGTTGTGAAACGATTCCTAGTGTGAcagtaatcaaataaaaaatactgagaAGCACATGTTAAAGCCTCAAAATCTTATGTTGGTTAGGTAACGAGTTTGGAGAGTTATATTTGGCATTGGTCGTGCTGCTTTTGGAATGTAGGCAAACTGGCAGACGAATTTCTGTGGtggttttttaattttctcaatgcCCGGCAGCGGCTCACCGGGAGCGTTTCAATGTTGAATTAGTCATGTGTAGCATCTCCCCATGCTTATTTATCCAATTAGTTATGTGCAGCTATATTTGCTGTTTATTTATAGATACTTagcatagttatttttaaattatttctctttcatttcgTCATTCACTTCATTACTACTTATTCAAGATGCTTGCTAGAGCTACGTTTTATCCAACACTTCTATACaatattgttatggaaaaatTAACATCAAGGACTTGGTACGACCGTATTGATGAAATTGTTATATTGGGAGCCTTGCCATTCCGAAATATCACTGATAAGGTATGTATTTATAATGATAAGGTAATTaagtataaacattttaaatagatcAATGTATCCAAGATACATTTGTTtacttttctgtaaatttttatccatatgtttgtatatattttattgaaataaacttcttttgatctacaattttaatttttatgaaacatttcaacttttcttatataatgttatttgttATGAAGTATTTTGGTGTAACTTGTGATAAAAGCTTAGCATTTaggaaataaatcatatataaaatttcttttcaaaatctgtgccttgtttattttcttccttgccaaattgaattttttaaaatttgttttttgcatTCTATATGAACAGGTATTTATTGTAACTTGTCATAAAAGCTTAGAATTTaggaaataaatcatatataaaattacttttcaaaatctgtgccttgtttattttcttccttgccaaattgaatttttaaaaatttgttttttgcatTCTATATGAACaggtatttattgtttttcaatttagttttagaCATAGGTTTTTTTCTTTTGGGAAGAAGTTGTTTTAGTGatgtttttatctaaaaaagttctgattaaaagtaaataataatgcaatttatttaatttatttaaagtgtgtttcattaaaatttattaattttgcactTTTCCAAAATACATTGTTTTTGATAAGATGGTGTATATTTAATCAAGATTTTTGTTGTATGATTATATTTGTTGGtaaaattacagtaatttatttatattttttattcaagttgCTTGATAGTAATTGCCATTTTTCTGTTATTTgcctttctattttatttaaatattttctcttaatatatcttatttttaatggaCATCTTTGAGAAAAAGTAACAGAAAGAAATTATATCGCATCTGCTTCTTTtcaacagacaaaaaaaatttgaatataaatgtcATATTACCTTAAGGAGATGGGAGCTCCAgctgtttaaaagaatttattaactGACAATACAATAGAAAACCAGATACTCTTTTTACTATCTTATGCTATAGTAAGAGATGttcttaaaagtaaaatgattgacagatattatttacatcaaataaataatttagaaaatcattttttgaaatgttttagcTAAGTCtgtattacaataatatttgatattgcaTTACGATTGATTCTAACAAAAGATGTTAGAAATTCTTAATCTTGGGCTTctttattatgcataaaaaactatatttcgtattgaaactttttatgttttagaagGAATATAAAGTGCCCAATAGTTTAAAGAATAATAGATTTATTCTGTTATATGttgtctttataaaaaatattaaattatatatatattatatttcctctTTAAAGAAAATCCAGGTAATTTGCTTCATAAGATAAGAATCATTTATTACAAAGTGGTGTAATGTTTGATTATAGGCTATatgctattatattttatattagatatttcctcttattttataatattagctttcatttcagttttcatttgtcaaataaaacaaagcagtagaattttattgctatttttcgTAGTTTACTCATGATTGGcaactttgtttaatttttttaagtacttattatgaaaaaagaaatgtatatatcctattttatttctgtaattttaaaatctttgaattgTATCATAATCACAAAGGAGAAATtaaataacctttaaaaattGATCCTATTTCAAGTATGTAACTGACCTCATGATACAGcagaacataatttttaagaCTGAATCAATGGTTTAATGGGTAATATAGTCGAAAATAATGGTTTCAATTTTGAGGCTatcatttacaataattatagAAGGATCAAAATGctcttaaaaagttattatattgtGATGAGGTTTTCAAGAAAAAtgtgtatagttttttttttttctagtaaaatcAATCTGTGATCAGATAATTCTTGATCTTTTTGTAAAATCTGATTTCAAGTAGAATCTTAATAGAAGCTGATTTTTGTTGAAATTCCTTTCACTAATGTGTGGAAGTTTCTGTTATatgactttcattattttagaccatAACTCAAAATTACAAGAATTATTCCTAAATGGCTGTAGtattttggttttataaaatcaggaattaaaaaaaaaaaaacactaatcactttttttacttttagccttaaagtataaattaaagaaaaatattatataacattctCAATTTAATAGGATTGCAGCatttgacattttataatttctaaatattttgctaaattgtCTCCTCATTTTCAATGTACGAGGTATATTTCTCTgtgtgtatttttgaaaatatctttggAAGCCCAAGATATAGCCAGCCCAAgttgaatttctaatattttgactttattataGAAGTGAAATTTATAATGCACTACAAAAGTTAATCTTGAAATCCAGTATATAAACTTTATAGTATTCATTGAAGTCTCTCTGTAACTgtgattattgatttaaaaaaatataaggaaaaaggAAGATTGCAACAATGTCAAATAAAAAAGAGTGAATGCCATCACACAATTATAATATAGGAataggaattttcttttatattgtaatGCAATAATAGAAATGGTAAGAAATCATTGACATAGTGCCATAGTTAATGGTCTTTCAGCACTGTAACTGCTTTTGGATTTTAAAGGGGAACCCAAACAAAGGGAAAcccaaaatgagaaaaaaaaaaaaaaaaagataaatttcggaaaaaatttTAGGAGGATCCTAAGTCTCTAGTCCAATAAATGCTTTCAAAGCCATTaggtatatttttaagtaaaaaaaaaggctgCAAGTAATACAAGGAATTATATGTTGAGCTAATAAAAGTGCttctaaaaaattacaatttttaaatttttattctctttcagtcctcttatagttatatttaatgaaagatttgacaaactaatattttaaagggaaaataaaaattatacttctgACTAAGATTAAATGAAGCTTTGGAATGCACTATTTTGGATCAATTGATGCCCATTTTTATTGagcaataaaatattagttttattgctCATTACATCCTCCTTACATCTTCTGAAGtattctaaaaagaataaaaaagagtTAATTTGGTCAGTTGGATATTTggtcttttttaattgaaaatgtatgAATGTACCAAATATGTTTAATAAGCCTGAatgactatataaaaatttagtaattttttttttttgtctcaaacaatataaaatataattttgtgttaagaatatcttttttaattgtaAGTATGTGCTATCTTGAATGTCTTGGGACACTATTAAAGTGGATACTCTGTAGAACTATTAGTAAAGATTTTtcagtgtaattttattttcattacatagtGGAGAAATGACATATtagaattcatatatatatatatatatataatatattttattctttacatgTATGTGCATAGCTAATAGAAGAAGAGAATGTTAGAGGTGTAGTGTCAATGAATGAAGATTTTGAATTGCAAAGATGGGTCACTACAGAAGCGGTATGTTAAAGAACTATTTTTTACATTGttctattttgcttttttatgtttaaattaatttacaaatgtaGTTTTTCTGGATTTGTCTGTATCtcatttataagtaatttaattatgaaaataaactgtattcactaaattataaaaactcaTATATATAGTTGAAATGTTATTGgctgttatttattttgctaatttggattaaaaattagtaatctttcattataaattttgctGAATATATTGTCAGATAGATTATGATAGACAGAAAAGGCAAATGAACTAGTTTATATCAACTTAaggctttattttcaaataaagattaaaacTCTTCATGTACATTAAGAATTTTCTAGTATATTTCTAGAGATCAAGTAGtagaaaacaaaactttcaaaagaaattggaatattagcatcaaagaattttttttttataattaacatttttatttggattcaaacttaaaatattttattttgtcggCATATTCTTAACCATTACAGAAGTggcaaattaattcaaaatggcaactaaattaattcattgtgataattaaattcatattaattaaatttttatattaactcaaagtaattagaatattattcccttgtctatttttaatatgttaagtTTGTAATTATGTATATCCATATATTACTTTAGGgaagagaaaatgtttttttaggaCTAGTATTCccttctttttaatgataaaaatcctacattattaatttctttttcccttaatttttttttatatttatcttgaatttgagttatttgaaattaggttcaaaattcaaaaatatgtaatattacttGGCTATTTAAGATGGAAGttacatttaaagatataatagtactattttaatttagccaaatgaatatttaaatactgacggaagttatatatattaaaaatatcttcaaaaactattatataattttaaaactatcatcctaagaaacgttttttttcttctttctttcaggAGTGGAAAAACAAAGGTGTTAAGTTTCTACAGCTTCATACTCAAGACATTTTCCATGCACCAAGTCAAGAGAAACTTCACAGAGGTGTGCaattcataaatgattttattggtACTGGGAAAAGTGTGTACGTTCATTGTAAAGCTGGAAGGACACGAAGTGCTACACTAGTTGGATGCTACTTAATGAAAGTATGACTGAAAACTTTATCTGAATGATGTAATAAGATTATgtagaaagaattataattatatattttttaataatttgtccacttttatgaatttatagtaaaattttttttttaaattaaagtttaaaagtattGGTTTGTTTGAATCTCTACTAATTTTCATATGCCATTTTAATCGATGAATAATCTGTTTTGTCAAAATAGTGAGTCAAAATTGCTTTGCAGTTTCAAATAACATTGAGTGATTATATTGCAATACTTTATAATTACTATTTAGAATATCGAATATAGAAACAAAAGGtacatattatctttaaaaaaaaaaaaatctttctacatttttataagttgtttatatttcattatacatgattatttttgtattcattccATGTATTTTTTGAGAATGTGTGTCTCttattatgagattttgtgatatatatattattgtctTGTACTCAAACaatgttaaattaaaacaagtatattaatatttaatagctgAAATAATCTTTGAATTATCTGTCACCTGATAAtcaaaagactttaaaaattagCATGACATAAAGATAGTTATCCCTGAAAG includes the following:
- the LOC129968925 gene encoding phosphatidylglycerophosphatase and protein-tyrosine phosphatase 1-like; translation: MLARATFYPTLLYNIVMEKLTSRTWYDRIDEIVILGALPFRNITDKLIEEENVRGVVSMNEDFELQRWVTTEAEWKNKGVKFLQLHTQDIFHAPSQEKLHRGVQFINDFIGTGKSVYVHCKAGRTRSATLVGCYLMKRHNWTPKEAVDLMRNRRPHILLGRKQLDALDIYHRNHVLK